Proteins found in one Bremerella volcania genomic segment:
- a CDS encoding DinB family protein, whose protein sequence is MSLSQIVFADFDQEIANTRKTLERVPDDKWDWKIHEKSNTIGWVAGHLAEIPGWTASTWNHDQLDMNPPDGPGYQPPLLNSHADALALFDKNVASAKAAIANITEEDLSKPWSLLDGGNVLFTMPKLAVMRTFVINHLVHHRAILTVYFRVNDVPVPALYGPSGDESM, encoded by the coding sequence ATGAGCCTCAGTCAAATTGTCTTTGCCGATTTTGACCAAGAGATCGCCAACACACGTAAAACGCTGGAGCGTGTGCCTGACGATAAATGGGATTGGAAAATCCACGAAAAGTCGAACACGATCGGCTGGGTCGCTGGCCACCTGGCCGAAATCCCTGGTTGGACCGCATCGACGTGGAATCATGACCAATTGGATATGAATCCTCCAGATGGTCCTGGTTACCAGCCACCGCTGCTAAACAGTCACGCCGATGCCTTGGCACTTTTCGACAAGAACGTGGCCTCCGCGAAAGCTGCAATCGCAAACATCACTGAAGAAGACTTGAGTAAACCTTGGTCACTGCTTGATGGTGGGAATGTTCTGTTCACTATGCCCAAACTCGCTGTAATGCGGACATTTGTCATCAATCACCTCGTGCATCATCGTGCAATTCTCACGGTTTATTTCCGCGTCAACGATGTACCTGTCCCCGCCTTGTACGGACCGTCGGGTGACGAGTCGATGTAA
- a CDS encoding HlyD family secretion protein → MIYRFLVIGLVIIVLGGLVAYSKLVPEPNMVSGFLEADEIRIGSRVGGRVKSVLVEEGDPVAKGQLLIELEPFDLLQREQEAVELLAQREADYQRLKAGFRVEEIAQAEARSLQAQAHLDKLKAGPREQEIQAARGRVEVADAALVLAKQNFARRNELFEKNTISREEFDSATKELEAANAEVAVRRQELDLLKAGTREEEIREAEGRLAEAKAAWELMKNGSRAEDVAAAKAARDAAQASVEVIREQKRELQITSSVNGFVEALDLQPGDLVGASAPVLSVLDQENLWVRCYVPQNRHAIEVGEKLRVTVDGLPEEEYVGEVVFVSRQAEFTPSNVQTLEDRSKLVFRTKVELNEKVGRLRPGMTVNVSLDPVEETP, encoded by the coding sequence ATGATATACCGTTTCCTGGTAATTGGTTTGGTGATTATCGTTCTGGGCGGATTGGTCGCGTACAGCAAGTTGGTGCCTGAGCCCAATATGGTCTCAGGTTTTCTGGAGGCCGACGAGATAAGAATTGGTTCTCGCGTTGGTGGCCGCGTGAAGTCCGTGCTCGTGGAAGAGGGAGATCCTGTCGCGAAAGGGCAGCTTCTGATTGAGCTCGAACCTTTTGATCTTCTTCAACGAGAGCAAGAGGCTGTCGAATTACTGGCTCAGCGAGAGGCCGACTATCAGCGTTTGAAGGCCGGTTTTCGCGTTGAGGAAATCGCCCAGGCTGAAGCACGCTCCCTGCAAGCCCAGGCCCACCTCGACAAACTGAAAGCAGGTCCGCGCGAGCAAGAGATCCAAGCGGCTCGCGGACGAGTAGAAGTCGCCGACGCGGCATTGGTACTCGCAAAACAGAACTTTGCTCGTCGTAATGAACTTTTTGAGAAGAACACCATTTCTCGCGAGGAGTTCGATTCTGCCACCAAGGAGTTAGAAGCCGCGAACGCGGAGGTTGCGGTTCGTCGCCAGGAACTCGATTTGCTTAAAGCAGGGACGCGTGAAGAAGAGATTCGTGAGGCGGAAGGTCGACTTGCCGAGGCGAAAGCTGCCTGGGAGCTGATGAAGAATGGATCACGTGCCGAAGATGTTGCCGCGGCAAAAGCCGCTCGCGATGCAGCCCAGGCATCGGTCGAAGTGATTCGTGAGCAAAAGAGAGAATTACAGATCACTAGTTCCGTTAATGGATTTGTCGAGGCGCTCGATCTTCAGCCTGGTGATCTCGTTGGCGCCAGTGCGCCGGTGCTCTCGGTGCTCGATCAAGAGAATCTTTGGGTACGTTGCTACGTCCCACAGAATCGACACGCGATTGAAGTTGGCGAAAAATTGCGTGTGACCGTCGATGGATTACCTGAAGAGGAGTACGTCGGCGAGGTCGTCTTTGTCTCGCGACAGGCTGAGTTCACACCTAGCAATGTGCAAACGCTGGAGGACCGCTCGAAACTCGTCTTTCGCACGAAAGTGGAACTGAATGAAAAGGTCGGACGGCTTCGTCCTGGAATGACGGTCAACGTATCGCTTGATCCCGTTGAGGAAACTCCATGA
- the acpS gene encoding holo-ACP synthase, with the protein MEIIGIGTDIIECLRIAQMIERHGEMFINRVYTQHEIEYCSERKAATQHYAGRWAAKEAVLKAIGTGWIKGITWRDVEVANQFGGKPIIHLYGGALDSAKRRGIEEVQISISHCRTHAVAYALALGDTSQLSNPRP; encoded by the coding sequence ATGGAAATCATCGGAATCGGAACCGACATTATCGAGTGCCTGCGGATCGCTCAAATGATCGAGCGCCACGGCGAGATGTTCATCAACCGCGTCTACACACAGCACGAAATCGAATACTGCAGCGAACGCAAAGCAGCTACGCAGCACTACGCTGGTCGCTGGGCCGCTAAGGAAGCGGTACTCAAAGCCATCGGCACCGGCTGGATCAAAGGGATCACCTGGCGCGATGTGGAAGTTGCCAATCAATTTGGCGGCAAGCCGATCATTCACCTCTATGGCGGAGCATTGGATTCCGCCAAACGACGCGGGATCGAAGAAGTTCAGATCAGCATCAGTCACTGCCGCACGCATGCCGTCGCCTATGCGTTAGCCTTAGGGGACACGTCTCAGCTGAGCAATCCCCGGCCCTAA
- the trpS gene encoding tryptophan--tRNA ligase: protein MRVLSGIQPTGRPHWGNYFGAIRQYIDLQGNEQSFYFIANLHALTTVRDREKLEQATIDMALDILALGLDPDQATLFVQSDVPEISELCWILMTGTGMGLLKRCVSYKDKKDNGLKADAGLFTYPVLQAADILGYDSDIVPVGQDQVQHIEVTRDIAQSFNHQFGEVFVLPKPKVLDASAKVPGTDGEKMSKSYGNTIELFEPPKQARKKIMRIVTDSRPMEDPKDPETDHLYQLYSLFAEPEPLQEMADLYRKGGFGYGHVKKALADAAESYFAEAHQRRAELVANPASLKEILGDGAQVARKKAREVLTRAQEASGISSWHAKLK, encoded by the coding sequence ATGCGTGTTCTTTCCGGTATTCAGCCGACAGGACGTCCCCACTGGGGCAACTACTTTGGTGCGATTCGGCAGTATATCGATCTGCAAGGCAACGAGCAGTCGTTCTACTTCATCGCCAATTTGCATGCCCTGACAACGGTCCGTGACCGTGAGAAGCTCGAGCAAGCAACCATCGACATGGCCCTCGATATTCTGGCCCTCGGCTTAGATCCCGATCAGGCGACGTTGTTCGTCCAGTCGGATGTGCCTGAAATCAGCGAGCTGTGCTGGATCCTCATGACCGGCACCGGCATGGGCCTTTTGAAACGTTGCGTCAGTTATAAGGACAAAAAGGACAACGGACTTAAAGCAGACGCGGGGCTCTTTACATACCCTGTTTTGCAAGCGGCCGACATCCTGGGCTACGACTCCGACATTGTCCCGGTCGGGCAAGACCAGGTCCAGCACATCGAGGTCACTCGCGACATTGCACAAAGCTTTAATCATCAGTTCGGCGAAGTCTTCGTGCTGCCTAAGCCAAAAGTGCTGGACGCCTCGGCCAAGGTCCCTGGCACCGATGGCGAGAAGATGTCCAAGAGCTATGGCAACACAATCGAATTGTTCGAGCCACCCAAGCAGGCTCGCAAGAAGATCATGCGGATCGTGACGGACTCGCGCCCGATGGAAGATCCCAAAGATCCAGAGACTGATCACCTTTATCAGTTGTACTCGCTGTTTGCCGAACCAGAACCGCTGCAGGAAATGGCCGACCTTTACCGCAAAGGTGGCTTCGGCTATGGGCATGTGAAGAAGGCGTTGGCCGATGCCGCGGAATCATATTTTGCTGAAGCGCACCAGCGCCGCGCTGAGTTGGTTGCCAATCCGGCTAGCTTGAAAGAGATTCTGGGGGATGGTGCCCAGGTCGCGCGAAAGAAGGCCCGCGAAGTCCTCACCCGGGCACAAGAGGCTTCCGGTATTTCCAGCTGGCACGCAAAACTGAAGTAG
- a CDS encoding ABC transporter permease, which produces MNDSDVVIEVRDLTRRFGDFTAVRNVSFAVKRGAIFGLLGPNGSGKSTIIRMLLGILPPSDGGATVLGKDAYVDSESIKPRVGYMSQHFSLYADLTVRENLEFYGRIYGLSSERLEQRKKAVMDLTGINDFVNQLAGTLSGGWKQRLALACSLIHEPDLLFLDEPTAGIDPVARRHLWDLLFELSGRGVTLVVTTHYMDEAERCTDVGYLYMSRLLVLGKPGELKALPQITPEGTKRYEVRVPRATEQLSMLRQQQGVRDATLFGETLHVLIDESVSPEKLKEHLGLSDQEVELRPISPSLEDVFVTLTANAEKEGADELKEEIAEELSDEPGEAQVGPTSMPKSVAKRKPGKTLFGLWAILMKEFFHIRRQPITLFFMLVVPVMQTIIFGYAIDTEIENIPMVVLDLDGRQHAREVVAAFLNTRKFQLEQRVYDSESFHRALTSGRAKVGLKIPPNFSDQLLRGEQVQLQVLIDGSDSQVATTAQSTAQLLGLNLSMGRAKSVAETLSVAPARDENGEIALPIDTRTRLLYNPDLDSAHFFVPGLIGIILQLVTLFLTSFAIVREREHGTLEQLFVTPVGRMGLLLGKLFPYAMIGFVELLIVLSVMIYAFGVPVNGSILLLLALSMLFMVCSLGLGLFVSTVATTQLEAVQFAFIIMLPSVLLSGFMFPRSEMPLPIYVITFAIPVTYFIEILRGIVLRAADFWDLIPSVLGLTLCGLAVLSGSVMRFQKRL; this is translated from the coding sequence ATGAACGACAGTGATGTGGTCATCGAGGTTCGGGATTTGACGCGACGATTTGGCGACTTTACCGCGGTTCGGAATGTCAGCTTCGCGGTCAAGAGAGGAGCGATCTTCGGGCTATTAGGCCCCAATGGCAGCGGTAAGTCGACAATTATTCGCATGTTGCTGGGGATTCTGCCGCCTAGCGATGGCGGGGCTACTGTCCTCGGCAAAGATGCCTACGTTGATTCGGAAAGCATCAAGCCGCGTGTCGGATACATGTCCCAGCACTTCAGCTTGTACGCCGACCTGACGGTTCGAGAAAATCTGGAATTCTACGGCCGCATCTATGGGCTAAGTTCCGAGCGGCTCGAACAACGCAAGAAAGCGGTCATGGATTTGACCGGCATTAACGACTTTGTGAACCAATTGGCTGGAACACTTTCAGGAGGTTGGAAACAACGCTTGGCACTGGCTTGTTCCTTGATTCATGAACCGGACCTGTTGTTCCTCGACGAGCCAACGGCTGGGATCGATCCGGTGGCACGACGGCATTTGTGGGACCTACTGTTTGAACTATCTGGCCGCGGCGTTACTCTGGTGGTCACGACACATTACATGGACGAGGCGGAACGCTGCACGGACGTGGGTTATCTCTATATGTCTCGACTGCTGGTCCTGGGGAAGCCGGGCGAGTTGAAAGCGTTACCTCAGATCACGCCTGAAGGCACCAAAAGATATGAAGTGAGAGTTCCCCGCGCGACCGAGCAACTTTCTATGCTGCGCCAGCAACAAGGCGTTCGTGACGCTACCCTCTTCGGCGAGACGTTACATGTGCTGATTGACGAAAGCGTTTCGCCTGAAAAATTGAAAGAGCATCTTGGGCTGTCCGATCAAGAAGTTGAACTGCGTCCAATATCCCCTTCGCTGGAAGACGTCTTTGTTACGCTGACAGCCAATGCTGAAAAAGAAGGAGCGGACGAGTTAAAAGAGGAGATCGCCGAAGAGTTATCGGATGAACCAGGTGAAGCCCAGGTTGGCCCAACTTCTATGCCCAAATCGGTTGCGAAGCGCAAGCCTGGCAAAACCCTGTTTGGGCTCTGGGCAATTCTGATGAAAGAGTTCTTTCATATCCGCCGACAACCGATCACTCTGTTTTTTATGTTGGTGGTTCCAGTAATGCAGACCATCATCTTCGGATATGCCATCGATACGGAAATCGAAAACATCCCCATGGTCGTATTGGATCTCGATGGTCGACAGCATGCCCGCGAGGTTGTAGCGGCATTTCTCAATACGCGAAAGTTTCAACTCGAGCAGCGCGTTTATGATTCGGAGTCGTTTCATCGTGCCCTTACGTCAGGACGGGCAAAGGTCGGATTAAAGATCCCTCCGAACTTCTCGGATCAATTGCTCAGAGGAGAGCAGGTTCAACTTCAAGTGCTGATCGACGGAAGCGATTCGCAGGTTGCCACTACGGCACAAAGCACCGCTCAACTACTCGGGCTGAACCTTTCGATGGGAAGGGCCAAGAGTGTTGCTGAAACCCTCAGTGTTGCCCCGGCTCGTGATGAAAATGGAGAGATTGCCCTGCCGATTGATACGCGTACGAGACTGCTCTACAACCCGGATCTCGACAGTGCCCACTTTTTTGTACCGGGGTTGATTGGGATCATATTGCAACTGGTAACCCTGTTTCTGACGTCATTCGCGATCGTGCGAGAACGCGAACATGGAACACTCGAACAACTCTTCGTCACGCCAGTCGGCCGAATGGGGCTACTTTTGGGAAAGCTTTTTCCCTACGCGATGATTGGCTTTGTCGAACTTTTGATCGTTTTGTCGGTGATGATTTACGCTTTTGGCGTCCCCGTGAACGGTAGCATCTTGCTTTTGCTTGCACTGTCCATGTTATTCATGGTTTGCTCGCTAGGGCTTGGATTGTTTGTCTCCACGGTAGCCACAACGCAGCTTGAAGCCGTCCAGTTTGCGTTCATCATCATGCTGCCATCGGTCTTGTTGTCCGGATTCATGTTTCCGCGAAGTGAAATGCCGCTACCTATTTACGTGATTACGTTTGCGATTCCCGTAACCTACTTCATTGAAATACTTCGCGGCATCGTATTGCGGGCCGCCGACTTTTGGGATTTGATTCCGTCAGTATTAGGATTAACCCTTTGTGGACTTGCCGTTCTTTCAGGAAGCGTAATGAGATTCCAGAAGCGACTCTAA
- a CDS encoding right-handed parallel beta-helix repeat-containing protein, translating into MLLAIIVMSVSLANADEPEPIPLTMVDVDTTVRAFGAGGDGVSDDTEAIQNAINAGSTAIRLPRGTYRISKPLVVDLDKVGVTSIVGDGTARIMMTGPGPAIRFVGTHQGTASPKTVKSNVWQKERMPLVDGIEIIGTHDEADGIEAVRTMQLTISRVIIRHTRHAIHLVERNRNVILSDCHLYENHGVGVFLDNVDLHQINLSACHVSYNDGGGFVSKGGNVRNIHISGCDLEANVQNVLIDSDGSKYGTAEVAITGCTIQHSGGPGSANVRFIGANPEGERCWGLVTIANNILSDVETNIDIQQARDVIINGNTISSGYKFNLRVEDSMNVVVGPNVLARNPPYRDEDTCDNAVLFRNCNGGTITGLHVHETRRTEAGIMLDACRRFHMTGCTVLDCDNAGLLLKNLEDCQITGNMLRHGTATKEKWQPMIVLGGRETKIAP; encoded by the coding sequence ATGTTGCTGGCCATCATCGTAATGAGCGTGAGCTTGGCGAACGCGGATGAGCCGGAACCAATCCCGCTGACCATGGTAGACGTCGATACGACCGTTCGAGCGTTCGGTGCCGGTGGCGATGGCGTCAGTGATGATACCGAAGCCATCCAAAACGCAATCAACGCAGGCTCAACTGCGATTCGCTTGCCGCGAGGAACGTATCGGATTTCCAAGCCGCTGGTCGTGGACCTCGACAAAGTCGGAGTAACGTCGATTGTTGGCGATGGAACGGCCCGCATCATGATGACCGGGCCCGGGCCGGCCATTCGATTCGTGGGAACGCACCAGGGGACGGCGTCCCCTAAGACCGTCAAGTCAAATGTGTGGCAAAAAGAGCGCATGCCACTAGTCGATGGAATCGAAATCATCGGCACTCACGACGAGGCCGACGGAATCGAGGCGGTGCGAACCATGCAGTTGACGATCTCTCGCGTCATCATTCGCCATACCCGCCATGCGATTCACCTGGTCGAGCGGAACCGCAATGTCATTCTTTCCGACTGTCACCTCTACGAAAACCACGGCGTCGGCGTGTTTCTCGACAATGTGGACCTGCATCAAATCAATCTTTCGGCGTGCCATGTCAGCTACAACGATGGCGGTGGGTTTGTCTCGAAGGGGGGCAATGTGCGAAATATTCACATCAGTGGATGTGACCTGGAAGCGAACGTTCAGAATGTTTTGATCGACAGTGACGGATCCAAGTATGGAACGGCCGAAGTTGCGATAACAGGCTGTACGATCCAGCATTCTGGCGGACCAGGTTCAGCCAACGTGCGTTTTATCGGCGCCAACCCAGAGGGTGAACGTTGTTGGGGACTGGTGACCATCGCCAACAATATCTTGAGCGATGTCGAAACGAATATCGACATCCAGCAGGCCCGCGATGTGATCATCAACGGAAACACGATTTCCAGCGGTTACAAGTTCAATCTTCGCGTCGAAGACAGCATGAATGTCGTGGTTGGCCCTAATGTTCTGGCCAGGAATCCGCCGTATCGCGATGAGGACACGTGTGACAATGCGGTTCTGTTTCGCAATTGTAATGGTGGGACGATTACCGGATTACATGTCCATGAAACACGTCGTACGGAAGCCGGAATCATGCTGGATGCTTGCCGACGGTTCCACATGACCGGCTGCACGGTGCTAGATTGCGACAATGCCGGCCTCTTGTTGAAGAATCTGGAAGATTGCCAGATTACCGGCAATATGCTGCGTCATGGGACAGCAACCAAGGAAAAATGGCAGCCGATGATCGTACTGGGAGGGAGAGAGACAAAGATCGCCCCTTAG